A genomic segment from Verrucomicrobiia bacterium encodes:
- a CDS encoding autotransporter-associated beta strand repeat-containing protein yields the protein MKCIPEYPCPRPGRKLLSSLAAVAAFTQVFSASAGTVAYWRFEGDGVNTPVAGVTQVEDTDERTTTATGVGIRVVDVSGNGNTVWAWQHDFAGATYASTVPAATIPLTGSPNNFSTMNAGSFPALFTWSAQSAPSVDLETIKPLQWTIEASIRSTDNTGHRTFVGRDGNGVSAGGSAAPLYFKHFDGTLRVEFADEAGNFYTVSDSTGTLALDTWYNVAVVSDGTRVKLYKDSGAGYQLVGNMILTPGDTRLAYDDAGSTTAGDAQWGWTIGRGRYGTSDLQSDNHVDRWFGGIDEVRISDSALKPSQFLFAPTNVYVISGPVPASQTVALGSPASFAIEAGGQNPAYQWRLNGTNISGANSEGYTINSVGAQHVGSYDVVISNSGSSRTSSVATLSIHLPRNVQWAGVGNVWNTSSASWTTNSGANLISYVDTDHVTFGTLGTVQSAISVEGTRTPGSMVVSAGNYSLSGGSIGGNGSLTIESAGALVLGTTNSYSGNTMINGGRLQAGIASAIPDGLGAGNVTIAAGGVLDLAGFADTINGLSGAGVITNSSTNSAVLTVGNSGAALNWAGSIADTTAGHVALIKAGTNQSTISGINRLNGTAANQINGGIATITGSLLMPAGEFWIAEGPVTASVTLNGGTIAASNNWFVVGRNSSAANGKLTVNSGLVVKGGNGNFVVGSLGATGELIVNGGTVLNNANLWLGEGATANATLRLNGGLVQANQIRPNGAFATSVAYFNGGTLQASGSSADFIVSTTPYIQTGGLVFDNNGFDVTIASISLQEDGASPGGGLRKIGTGTLALNSGATYSGPTVVTAGTLSVSPALTFYTATAVTVSNATLQIDASGGSASYSANSLTLQNNAVLQIGYGTVTGNPAIPALSVAGGISAPGTGIKINITGVGLQIGQFPLISHNGAPLPNLANITLGSVPPGVTASLVNNTGSGTIDLNVTATGQNLSWYGSVNGNWDINASANWFDGFSTTARYLEYGSIGDPVRFDDTLFNDFVNPPRTNIALATTVRPFTVVADSTHPYRIFGSGGIAGAASIIKSNTGSLTLNTVNSYTGGTFIRGGALVVNSDAALGSASGGITLGGGSLRFTENATSLRPITMAAESAFFVDAGRTVQYGGVISGNSRLNFDGAGTKILTNRGNVLVHIKNGSLVLEGDARYTNTTWTAIAPYYNSDYESVSASLVLRGNATFDTGNNDFNVSDSTLAGGGDNGRLDIQDNAILRFRNLWIGKGLNATGMVYQTGGVWTNHYGPNADLRIGGNAADQVDTFGRYQISGGRADFRRLLQVGAYGIGELLVSGGQFNNNASVVIGRFPGSRGTVAVTGGQFNQLGSGNVVIVGENGTGTFQVGGTGVATLAGALNVGGFGTPGTGTVHLATGGLLITPQVRMGSALGTSTFNFDGGTLMASGPSATFMQGLNIANVLAGGARIDSSTNNITIAQALLNAGGNGGLTKLGSGTLLLKGANTYSGLTTVTAGTLLVTPLHQIPAGAVSVADGATFGVAGDSAAKIGNLTLGSGGATTLSIVLTGATNPAAAVLEAGVITINGISTVRLGGTFTAGTFPIVKYTGALSGSFNATVASSQQGFSGILSNHVAGSTLYAVVLNAGTGLVWTGTNAAPGLANRWDIDSTVNWLAGSTPVKYQEPVVPGDSVVFNDLGSGLVLLSNVVSPSSVMVSNQSVGYSIAGSGRISGVAGFGKRGTGTVTNALAGNDYQGNTVISEGTLQLGSATAVPDGIGAGNVVVNTNAVLELAGFGETINGLSGAGKVNNFTGTPILTVGGANASSTWDGTMDWTAGGLRLIKVGTGTLTLTATNRLNGANNQVNGGSVIVSTNSELNITGGDLWIAEGANAGSMTVNNGVVKVSNWVVIGRNNVAADGTLTINGGNFSKTTTSGSFVIASLGAKGRLVINGGQVLNPSQLWLGENATADAELHLNGGLLQAAQLRHNGTAGVNQTAYFNGGTLQASAASTDFIQAPVVPVIRSGGLTLDSQSFAISILAGFTEDATSMGGGLTKTGSGTVYMNGPNSYSGLTHVANGTLAGSGSIAGPVTVGASGTIAAGDGTLSMGVLTLNGSTLTLHGNAGFRVSKDGGSPISDQIVGIGSAQYGGFLTISNATSDGTPLVLGDTFTLFSSGAGAGNFAAVLGSAGPGLGFSFNPANGTVTVVTAAPTGPTNITASRSGNTLTLSWPSTHLGWVLQSQTNALSTGLSINWHDIAGSASSTQAVLNINSLDPAVFYRLRQP from the coding sequence ATGAAATGTATTCCGGAATATCCGTGTCCGCGTCCTGGTCGCAAATTACTCAGTTCCCTGGCTGCCGTGGCAGCTTTTACGCAGGTTTTTTCCGCGAGCGCGGGAACGGTCGCCTACTGGCGTTTCGAAGGTGATGGCGTGAACACGCCTGTCGCGGGCGTGACGCAGGTGGAGGATACGGACGAACGCACCACGACGGCAACGGGCGTTGGCATCAGGGTTGTGGATGTCTCTGGCAATGGCAATACCGTGTGGGCCTGGCAGCATGACTTCGCGGGCGCAACGTATGCGTCGACGGTGCCCGCCGCGACGATCCCGCTGACAGGTTCTCCAAATAATTTCAGCACGATGAACGCGGGAAGTTTTCCTGCGTTGTTCACATGGTCGGCTCAAAGCGCGCCAAGCGTGGACCTGGAAACCATCAAGCCGCTGCAGTGGACGATTGAAGCTTCCATCCGATCGACAGACAACACAGGCCATCGAACATTTGTCGGGCGCGATGGAAACGGCGTGAGTGCCGGAGGGAGCGCTGCGCCTTTGTATTTCAAGCACTTTGACGGAACCCTGCGCGTTGAGTTCGCAGACGAAGCCGGCAATTTCTACACCGTTTCCGATTCAACGGGAACACTCGCGCTCGACACGTGGTACAACGTCGCGGTGGTGAGCGATGGCACGCGAGTCAAGTTGTACAAGGATTCCGGCGCGGGATATCAATTGGTCGGCAACATGATCCTCACCCCTGGCGACACGCGTCTTGCGTATGACGATGCGGGATCGACTACTGCAGGCGACGCGCAGTGGGGATGGACGATCGGCCGCGGCCGATACGGCACGAGCGATCTTCAGTCCGACAATCACGTGGACCGCTGGTTTGGCGGAATCGATGAGGTGCGGATCAGCGACTCAGCGTTGAAGCCGAGCCAGTTTCTTTTTGCGCCGACGAATGTGTATGTGATCAGCGGCCCGGTGCCGGCCAGCCAGACAGTGGCCCTGGGATCACCGGCGAGTTTTGCGATCGAAGCCGGCGGCCAGAACCCGGCGTATCAATGGCGGCTCAATGGCACGAACATCAGCGGAGCCAACAGCGAGGGTTACACCATCAATTCCGTTGGAGCGCAGCACGTCGGCAGCTATGACGTGGTGATCTCCAACAGCGGCAGCTCGCGAACCAGCAGTGTGGCGACGCTTTCGATTCACTTGCCGCGGAACGTCCAATGGGCGGGCGTGGGCAACGTGTGGAATACCTCCTCGGCGAGCTGGACCACCAACAGCGGAGCGAATCTCATCTCCTACGTGGACACGGATCATGTCACATTTGGCACGCTCGGCACGGTTCAGTCCGCGATTTCGGTGGAAGGCACCCGCACGCCTGGATCGATGGTTGTCTCGGCTGGCAATTATTCCCTGAGCGGGGGAAGCATAGGCGGCAACGGATCGTTGACCATTGAAAGCGCAGGAGCACTGGTTCTGGGAACCACCAATTCGTATTCAGGCAACACCATGATTAATGGCGGGCGGTTGCAGGCGGGAATCGCCAGTGCAATTCCGGACGGTCTTGGCGCAGGCAACGTGACGATTGCCGCCGGGGGCGTTCTCGATCTGGCCGGCTTTGCTGACACAATCAATGGTTTGTCAGGCGCGGGAGTGATCACCAACTCGAGCACCAACTCCGCGGTGTTGACCGTTGGAAATAGTGGCGCCGCCCTGAATTGGGCGGGCAGCATCGCGGACACAACCGCCGGCCATGTTGCATTGATCAAAGCGGGAACGAACCAATCAACGATCAGCGGAATCAACCGCCTGAACGGCACCGCGGCGAACCAGATCAACGGTGGCATCGCCACCATTACGGGATCGCTGCTCATGCCTGCGGGAGAATTCTGGATCGCCGAAGGACCCGTGACGGCAAGCGTCACGCTCAATGGCGGAACGATCGCGGCTTCAAACAATTGGTTCGTGGTGGGACGCAACAGTTCTGCAGCGAACGGAAAACTGACGGTGAACAGCGGCCTCGTGGTCAAGGGCGGCAATGGCAATTTCGTTGTCGGTTCTTTGGGGGCGACCGGCGAGCTGATCGTCAATGGCGGAACCGTGCTGAACAACGCAAACCTCTGGCTCGGCGAAGGGGCCACTGCGAACGCCACCCTTCGATTGAATGGCGGTTTGGTCCAGGCGAACCAGATTCGCCCGAATGGCGCGTTTGCAACGTCTGTGGCCTATTTCAACGGCGGCACACTTCAGGCGAGCGGATCCAGCGCGGATTTCATTGTCTCGACCACGCCGTATATCCAGACCGGCGGGCTGGTGTTTGACAACAACGGTTTCGACGTGACGATCGCATCGATTTCGCTGCAGGAAGACGGAGCGTCTCCCGGGGGCGGATTGCGAAAAATCGGAACCGGAACGCTGGCCCTGAACAGCGGCGCCACTTACAGCGGCCCCACTGTCGTCACGGCCGGAACACTGAGTGTCAGCCCCGCATTGACCTTCTATACGGCGACTGCGGTGACGGTCAGCAATGCAACGTTGCAGATCGACGCATCGGGCGGATCGGCTTCCTACTCGGCAAACAGCCTTACGCTTCAGAACAACGCCGTCCTGCAGATTGGTTATGGCACGGTGACTGGAAATCCGGCCATTCCGGCATTGTCAGTTGCGGGCGGCATTTCAGCGCCCGGCACAGGAATCAAAATCAACATCACGGGCGTCGGCCTGCAGATCGGCCAGTTCCCGCTCATCTCCCACAATGGCGCGCCCCTGCCGAATCTCGCGAATATCACCCTTGGCTCGGTTCCTCCCGGAGTGACCGCAAGCCTCGTGAACAACACCGGCAGCGGAACGATTGATCTCAATGTGACGGCCACGGGACAGAACCTTTCGTGGTACGGTTCGGTGAACGGGAACTGGGATATCAATGCCAGTGCGAACTGGTTCGACGGCTTCAGCACCACCGCGCGCTATCTGGAGTATGGATCAATTGGCGATCCCGTCCGTTTTGACGACACGTTGTTTAATGATTTCGTCAATCCTCCTCGCACAAACATCGCGCTGGCCACAACAGTCCGGCCCTTCACAGTGGTTGCGGACAGCACGCACCCGTATCGCATTTTCGGCTCGGGCGGAATTGCCGGGGCGGCTTCGATCATCAAATCAAACACAGGTTCGCTCACGTTGAACACTGTAAACAGCTACACGGGCGGCACCTTTATTCGGGGCGGCGCGCTCGTGGTGAATTCCGACGCAGCCCTCGGATCAGCCTCAGGCGGCATCACCCTCGGCGGTGGTTCGCTGCGCTTCACGGAGAACGCGACGAGCCTGCGACCGATCACGATGGCCGCGGAGTCGGCATTCTTCGTGGATGCCGGACGCACGGTGCAGTACGGCGGCGTCATCAGCGGCAACAGCCGGCTCAACTTCGACGGCGCCGGCACGAAGATCCTCACCAATCGCGGCAACGTCCTGGTTCATATCAAGAATGGTTCGCTGGTCCTCGAAGGCGATGCGCGCTACACGAACACCACCTGGACTGCGATCGCTCCTTATTACAACAGCGATTATGAATCGGTCAGCGCGAGCCTCGTGTTACGCGGCAATGCGACCTTCGACACGGGCAACAATGATTTCAATGTGTCGGATTCAACGCTCGCCGGCGGTGGCGACAACGGGCGTTTGGACATCCAGGACAACGCGATCCTGCGTTTCCGAAACCTGTGGATTGGCAAAGGCTTGAACGCGACGGGCATGGTGTACCAGACCGGCGGTGTCTGGACGAACCACTACGGGCCAAATGCAGATCTGCGTATCGGAGGCAATGCTGCGGATCAGGTGGATACCTTTGGGCGATACCAGATCTCCGGCGGACGTGCGGATTTCCGGCGCCTGCTTCAGGTCGGCGCGTACGGGATCGGCGAATTGCTCGTCAGTGGCGGTCAGTTCAACAACAATGCGTCGGTGGTGATCGGCCGATTCCCCGGCAGTCGCGGAACGGTCGCGGTTACAGGCGGCCAGTTCAACCAGCTCGGGAGCGGCAATGTGGTGATCGTGGGCGAGAACGGCACTGGCACATTCCAGGTTGGCGGCACTGGCGTTGCAACGCTTGCAGGCGCGTTGAATGTCGGCGGCTTTGGAACACCTGGAACCGGAACCGTGCACCTGGCAACGGGCGGATTATTGATCACGCCTCAGGTGCGGATGGGCTCGGCCCTCGGCACATCGACGTTCAACTTCGATGGCGGAACATTGATGGCCAGCGGACCCAGCGCAACCTTCATGCAGGGATTGAACATCGCGAATGTCCTGGCGGGCGGTGCAAGGATCGATTCGTCAACGAACAATATCACGATTGCTCAGGCGCTCCTGAACGCCGGCGGCAACGGTGGCCTGACGAAACTCGGATCGGGCACGCTCCTGTTGAAAGGCGCAAACACCTACAGCGGCCTCACGACAGTCACTGCCGGGACGCTGCTCGTCACACCGTTGCATCAAATTCCTGCGGGCGCTGTATCCGTGGCCGATGGCGCGACGTTCGGTGTGGCTGGGGATTCCGCTGCGAAGATCGGCAATCTTACGCTGGGCAGCGGCGGCGCGACAACGTTGAGCATCGTGCTGACCGGCGCGACGAACCCTGCCGCTGCAGTACTTGAAGCAGGAGTCATTACGATCAACGGCATAAGCACGGTCCGCCTCGGCGGCACGTTCACCGCAGGAACGTTCCCGATTGTGAAGTACACGGGTGCGCTCAGCGGATCGTTCAACGCGACAGTGGCAAGCAGCCAGCAGGGCTTCTCTGGGATCCTTTCCAATCACGTGGCGGGCAGCACGCTTTACGCGGTGGTTCTGAACGCCGGCACGGGCCTTGTCTGGACCGGAACCAACGCCGCACCTGGCCTTGCGAATCGCTGGGACATCGATTCGACCGTCAACTGGCTTGCAGGTTCGACCCCCGTCAAATACCAGGAACCTGTCGTTCCTGGCGACTCTGTCGTTTTCAACGATCTCGGCAGCGGCCTCGTATTGCTCAGCAATGTTGTCAGCCCCTCGAGCGTGATGGTCAGCAACCAGTCGGTGGGTTATTCCATTGCCGGCAGCGGCCGAATCTCCGGCGTCGCCGGCTTTGGCAAACGAGGGACTGGAACTGTCACGAACGCATTGGCCGGGAATGATTACCAAGGGAACACCGTGATCAGCGAAGGCACGCTTCAATTGGGCAGTGCCACCGCAGTTCCCGATGGCATTGGCGCGGGAAACGTCGTCGTCAACACCAATGCCGTGCTGGAGCTCGCAGGTTTTGGCGAAACCATCAACGGCCTGTCTGGGGCGGGCAAAGTGAACAACTTCACCGGCACCCCGATCCTTACCGTCGGCGGCGCGAACGCAAGTTCGACATGGGACGGCACGATGGATTGGACCGCTGGCGGACTTCGCCTCATCAAGGTGGGAACGGGCACGCTGACGTTGACGGCCACAAACCGGTTGAACGGTGCGAACAACCAGGTCAATGGCGGCAGCGTGATCGTCAGCACGAACTCCGAGCTCAACATCACGGGCGGTGATCTGTGGATCGCTGAAGGAGCAAACGCGGGTTCGATGACGGTTAACAACGGTGTCGTGAAGGTCTCGAACTGGGTCGTGATTGGCCGCAACAACGTGGCTGCCGACGGCACCCTGACAATCAATGGCGGCAACTTCAGCAAAACCACAACCTCGGGATCATTCGTCATCGCTTCACTGGGAGCGAAAGGCCGATTGGTGATCAATGGCGGGCAGGTGCTGAACCCGAGCCAGTTGTGGCTGGGTGAGAATGCGACGGCGGATGCGGAACTGCATCTGAACGGCGGACTGCTTCAGGCGGCACAACTTCGCCACAACGGCACTGCGGGTGTTAACCAAACGGCGTACTTCAACGGCGGGACTCTCCAGGCCTCGGCTGCGAGCACCGACTTCATCCAGGCTCCTGTCGTCCCTGTGATTCGCAGCGGTGGACTGACCCTCGATTCGCAGAGTTTCGCAATCAGCATCCTCGCGGGTTTCACGGAAGACGCGACATCGATGGGCGGGGGGCTCACCAAAACGGGATCCGGCACGGTTTACATGAACGGTCCCAAC